GCCGGTGTAATGGACTTTGACAGTGCTGCCTTTCTTGGCTGCCATAGTATCTCCTGGAAGTTTTTGTGGCCCCTGACAAGTTAGGGAATTACCACTGTATATATTTTTTTGATCTAGAAGTCGAAGTTCATGACCTGACGGATTTCGTCCATGGTCTTCCGGGCATATGCACGGGCCTTTTCATTGCCGGCCTGCAGGATTTCCTGAACCATCTCGTCGGTACATGCGGCGCGGCGTTCGTGCAGGGGCGTCAGGAAGGTCTCCATGGATTCCATGAGTAATTTCTTGCAGTCAACACAACCCCATGATGCGTTGCGGCAGCCTTCCTGAATCTCAGGGAGCTTGGCCGGATCGGTCATGAGCTTGTGATAGGGGTACAGGTTGCAGATCTCGGGATCACCCGGGTCGGACTTTCGCAGGCGGTTTTCATCGGTCTTCATGCCGCGGAGTTTGGGCATGATCTCGTCGATAGGTTCGGAGAGCATGATGGAATTGCCGTAACTTTTGGACATCTTGCGACCGTCCAGACCGGGCAGTTTGCACTCTTCGGTGAGCATGTCTGCCGGTTCCGGGAACAGTTCCGTCTTGTTCAGATGGTTGAAGCGGCGGGCTATTTCGCGGGTCAGTTCCAGATGCGGAAGCTGGTCCTTGCCCACGGGCACGGCGCACGGCTTATACATCAGGATATCTGCGCTCATGAGCACGGGGTAGCCGAGGAAACCGAATGTGTTCAGTTCTTTTTGCGCCAGTTCGGTTTTCTGTTCCTTGTATGTGGGACAGCGCTCCAGCCAGCCCAGCGGGGTGATCATGGACAGGAGCAGGTTCAGTTCAGCGTGTTCCTTGACCATTGACTGCTGGAATATGCTGCACTTTTCCGGGTCCAGACCGGCGGCGATCCAATCCTTGACGAGACCGGGTACAAAACCCTTGGTCCTGGTGGGATCGGCATATTCGCTGGTCAGGGCATGCCAGTCGGCCACGAAAAAGAAACAGTCGTATTCTTCCTGGAGTTTAACCCAGTTGGCTATGAC
The genomic region above belongs to uncultured Pseudodesulfovibrio sp. and contains:
- the trpS gene encoding tryptophan--tRNA ligase, which codes for MSERKRIVSGMRPTGPLHLGHYFGVIANWVKLQEEYDCFFFVADWHALTSEYADPTRTKGFVPGLVKDWIAAGLDPEKCSIFQQSMVKEHAELNLLLSMITPLGWLERCPTYKEQKTELAQKELNTFGFLGYPVLMSADILMYKPCAVPVGKDQLPHLELTREIARRFNHLNKTELFPEPADMLTEECKLPGLDGRKMSKSYGNSIMLSEPIDEIMPKLRGMKTDENRLRKSDPGDPEICNLYPYHKLMTDPAKLPEIQEGCRNASWGCVDCKKLLMESMETFLTPLHERRAACTDEMVQEILQAGNEKARAYARKTMDEIRQVMNFDF